The following proteins are co-located in the Sphingomonas panacis genome:
- a CDS encoding NmrA family NAD(P)-binding protein, with protein sequence MYAITGITGQVGGALGSALLEQSLPVRAVVRDAGKGALWAARGCDVALADMNDAAALSTAFAGAEAVFILPPSEFDPVPGYTQARETIEAIVTALIAARPAKILCLSTIGADAVQDNLLTQRTLIEQALSSLPIPVTFLRPGWFIENALWDVASARDEGVIRSFLMPLDKPFAMVATKDIGALAATLIQEDWAGNRVVELEGPRRVSPNDLAAAFAKALARPVRAEIVPRDTWEAMFRRQGATNPYPRIRMLDGFNEGWIDFAEDSAALRKGSIDTDTVIAELVARQGSAK encoded by the coding sequence ATGTACGCAATCACTGGGATCACCGGTCAGGTTGGCGGCGCACTCGGCAGTGCGTTGCTGGAACAGAGCCTGCCCGTACGCGCCGTCGTCCGCGACGCGGGCAAGGGCGCTTTGTGGGCGGCACGGGGTTGCGATGTCGCGCTCGCGGACATGAACGACGCGGCGGCGCTCAGCACGGCCTTCGCCGGGGCTGAGGCGGTGTTCATCCTGCCGCCGTCCGAGTTCGATCCGGTGCCCGGCTACACCCAGGCACGCGAGACGATTGAAGCGATCGTCACGGCCTTGATCGCGGCCCGCCCGGCAAAGATACTCTGCCTGTCCACGATCGGCGCGGATGCCGTGCAGGACAATCTGCTGACCCAACGGACGTTGATCGAGCAGGCCCTGAGCTCTCTGCCGATACCAGTCACATTTCTACGGCCCGGCTGGTTCATCGAGAATGCGCTCTGGGACGTGGCGTCGGCACGCGACGAGGGCGTCATTCGCAGTTTCCTGATGCCGCTCGACAAGCCGTTTGCGATGGTCGCGACCAAGGACATTGGCGCGCTGGCAGCAACGCTCATCCAGGAGGATTGGGCCGGCAACCGGGTCGTCGAACTGGAAGGCCCACGGCGTGTATCGCCCAACGATCTCGCCGCCGCTTTCGCCAAGGCGCTGGCACGACCGGTGCGGGCGGAAATCGTGCCTCGCGACACCTGGGAGGCGATGTTCCGCAGACAAGGTGCGACCAACCCCTATCCCCGCATCCGGATGCTCGATGGCTTCAACGAAGGCTGGATCGATTTCGCCGAGGACAGCGCGGCGCTCCGCAAGGGCAGTATCGACACCGATACCGTCATCGCCGAATTGGTGGCGCGCCAAGGATCGGCGAAATGA
- a CDS encoding alpha/beta fold hydrolase, translating to MINRHLISALAILAAATPIAAHAQCASSTSAQTAPAVPVIHYKNTTIDGVKVFYREAGPVDGPVLLLLHGFPTSSHMFRNLMPLLADRYRVIAPDYPGYGQSDAPDHTKFAYTFANQADIIDKLVTRLGAQRYAMYVMDYGAPIGYRLALKHPERVSGLIVQNGNAYDEGLQSPFWDPIKVYWRDRSQNNRDALNGLVTLEITKFQYTDGMGDVARISPDNWVQDQALLDRPGNRDVQLDMLGDYGSNVPLYPQFQAFFRNHRPPTLIVWGKNDKIFPEAGAPPYLRDLPEAEMHILDSGHFALEDKLDVMAPLIRNFLDRKVCK from the coding sequence ATGATAAATCGACACCTCATCAGTGCGCTGGCCATCCTCGCAGCGGCGACCCCGATTGCCGCCCATGCGCAATGCGCTTCGAGCACTTCGGCGCAGACCGCGCCGGCGGTGCCTGTCATCCACTACAAGAACACCACGATCGATGGCGTGAAAGTCTTCTACCGCGAAGCCGGACCGGTCGATGGACCCGTACTCCTGCTGCTGCATGGCTTCCCGACGTCGTCGCACATGTTCCGCAACCTGATGCCGCTGCTTGCGGATCGCTACCGAGTGATTGCGCCCGATTATCCTGGCTATGGCCAGAGCGACGCGCCGGACCATACCAAATTCGCGTACACCTTCGCCAATCAGGCCGACATCATCGACAAGCTTGTGACGAGGCTGGGCGCCCAACGTTACGCGATGTACGTCATGGATTACGGTGCCCCTATCGGATACCGCTTGGCGCTCAAGCATCCAGAACGCGTCAGCGGTTTGATCGTGCAAAACGGCAACGCGTACGACGAGGGCCTGCAGTCCCCATTCTGGGATCCCATCAAGGTTTACTGGCGTGATCGTTCGCAGAACAACCGGGACGCACTAAATGGTCTGGTCACGCTTGAGATCACAAAGTTCCAGTACACCGACGGGATGGGCGATGTCGCGCGCATCAGCCCGGACAACTGGGTGCAGGATCAGGCGCTGCTTGATCGCCCCGGCAATCGAGACGTCCAACTTGACATGCTCGGCGACTACGGCTCGAACGTCCCCCTCTACCCGCAATTCCAGGCGTTCTTCCGCAACCACCGGCCACCGACGCTGATCGTCTGGGGCAAGAACGACAAAATCTTCCCCGAAGCCGGCGCGCCTCCCTATCTGCGCGACTTGCCTGAGGCCGAGATGCACATCCTCGACAGCGGTCATTTCGCACTCGAGGACAAGCTTGACGTGATGGCCCCGCTGATCCGCAATTTCCTCGACCGCAAGGTCTGCAAGTGA
- a CDS encoding LysR family transcriptional regulator, producing MSFDTRILTGVGVLAAVAETGNFARAADVLGLTPSGVSRAIARLEVRIGIRLFDRSPRAVTLTDEGRRFHAQIMPLLASIEEAATDAAGAAATVSGKLRINVDPWFARMVLAPRLPAFLARYPQVSIDLLVSNHREDKMAGVDVAVRFGPADGGSLIVRKLLDTRVLTCAAPTYLGRYGTPQSPHDLLHHEALLFRDPQTGRPFEWEFSKDGQAIDVDVRGRMTTDDPTTAIEACAAGHGIFQSLALGLDAWLRRGELVQILSEWSTERYPLYAYLPSRRLPPAKVRVFLDFIVEAVAASAP from the coding sequence ATGAGCTTCGATACGCGAATCTTGACCGGAGTCGGCGTGCTGGCTGCGGTAGCGGAAACGGGTAATTTCGCGCGCGCCGCAGACGTGCTGGGACTGACGCCGTCGGGTGTCAGTCGCGCTATCGCGCGGCTCGAGGTGCGTATCGGCATCCGGCTCTTCGATCGTTCGCCGCGGGCCGTTACGCTTACGGATGAAGGACGGCGGTTCCACGCCCAGATCATGCCCCTGCTGGCATCGATAGAGGAGGCCGCAACCGACGCTGCCGGCGCTGCCGCGACGGTGAGCGGCAAGTTGCGGATCAACGTCGATCCCTGGTTCGCGCGGATGGTGCTTGCCCCGCGGCTGCCGGCGTTTCTCGCTCGCTATCCACAGGTGTCGATCGACCTGCTTGTCAGCAACCACCGCGAGGACAAGATGGCTGGCGTCGATGTCGCGGTCCGGTTTGGGCCGGCCGACGGCGGATCGCTCATCGTCCGCAAGCTGCTCGACACACGCGTACTGACTTGCGCAGCGCCAACCTATCTCGGTCGGTACGGCACACCGCAGAGCCCGCACGATCTGCTGCACCACGAAGCGCTCCTGTTCCGGGATCCGCAGACCGGCCGACCGTTCGAATGGGAGTTCTCAAAGGATGGTCAGGCGATCGACGTCGATGTACGCGGTCGAATGACGACCGACGACCCAACGACCGCGATTGAGGCCTGTGCTGCGGGCCATGGCATATTCCAGAGTCTTGCGCTCGGCCTCGATGCCTGGCTGCGACGCGGTGAGCTCGTGCAAATCCTGTCCGAATGGTCGACCGAGCGATACCCGCTCTACGCCTATCTTCCCTCTCGCCGCCTTCCGCCGGCAAAGGTCCGCGTATTTCTCGACTTCATCGTCGAGGCCGTAGCCGCGTCCGCGCCCTAA
- a CDS encoding alpha/beta hydrolase, with translation MNSSETGGQASGSPTPSIVLVHGAFVDASGWQHVYTDLTARGFEVLVTQHPTQSLDGDVAVVEQAIAAARGPVVLVGHSYGGAIITAAGIGPKVAALAYVAAFAPDVGESIAMLTAGPLEDGEIPAPVIPASEGFLIVDPAGFPQAFAAEVDAQITRFMAAAQLPWGLQAIGTPLTEAAWKSKPSTYLLATEDRMIPPRAQRQMARRAGAPITEVDASHAVMLSQPTKVADFIAAAAATV, from the coding sequence ATGAATAGTTCTGAAACGGGCGGCCAGGCTTCCGGTTCGCCGACCCCGTCGATCGTCCTTGTTCACGGCGCCTTCGTCGATGCATCGGGCTGGCAGCACGTCTATACCGATCTCACAGCGCGCGGGTTCGAGGTACTGGTCACCCAGCATCCGACGCAGTCGCTCGATGGCGACGTTGCAGTGGTCGAGCAAGCCATCGCCGCGGCCCGCGGGCCTGTCGTGCTGGTCGGCCACAGCTATGGCGGCGCGATCATCACTGCCGCAGGAATCGGCCCCAAGGTCGCTGCACTGGCCTATGTCGCTGCTTTCGCTCCCGACGTGGGGGAATCCATCGCTATGCTGACGGCAGGGCCACTGGAAGACGGCGAAATCCCGGCGCCGGTCATACCCGCATCGGAAGGGTTCCTGATCGTCGATCCCGCCGGGTTTCCCCAAGCCTTCGCCGCCGAAGTCGATGCGCAGATCACCCGGTTCATGGCCGCCGCGCAGCTGCCCTGGGGTCTCCAGGCCATCGGCACCCCTCTGACGGAGGCCGCCTGGAAATCGAAGCCTTCGACGTATTTGCTCGCCACCGAAGACCGGATGATCCCGCCGCGCGCCCAGCGGCAAATGGCCCGGCGCGCCGGCGCTCCGATCACCGAGGTGGATGCGAGCCACGCCGTAAT